From the genome of Spinacia oleracea cultivar Varoflay chromosome 2, BTI_SOV_V1, whole genome shotgun sequence, one region includes:
- the LOC110785676 gene encoding two-component response regulator-like APRR3, which yields MGQMEGMEAVLMEVEDKEEVRENELKWESIMPKMVIRVLLVEADDSTRHILGALLRKYNYKVAAISDGLKAWEILKNRHNNIDLILTELDLPSISGIALLTLIMEHDGCKDIPVITMSSQDSVSMVLKCLLKGAVDFLVKPIRKNELKNLWRHVWKRLANNNAGHNPQNLTAEQQNIEAAYKNNSATNHSGDNVSSSQKSSGFSEKATDVQGLSQMKHGEETGVSCREEKHQAKNVKVEEGLSLDTNAIDDKTDKLGSGVNVSAALRVEEDGSCTDVATDDGGDGYRANIIGHNVPQPSIEAVDLIGIINKQEGTGGRVSFSGEFNGHNNSTPALELCLKRPINSLNSETKERGILNHSNASAFSWYRSTKKPRTSVPSADSELPKIKGVSDSKPFSSNGENKPNVLAPQSAQCSTVSSHHQIGPVPSPGLTFDSCVWASYGAAFHPIFSPYTSPTSSCLNSALQREEPPFLTSPSPHFDPGTHSSIQGCGQAGDELRTKESVERSGYISSQVVDPSGSSTQCNDSGSQHKLSAHGSASDITDVNATASGMKGSSFVEESEVKPFANDQFKAKMGLHSAEREAALAKFRQKRRDRCFEKKVRYQSRKKLAEQRPRVKGQFVRQVPTDQVLVRHASSDQVVADGKP from the exons ATGGGTCAAATGGAAGGTATGGAGGCGGTGTTAATGGAGGTAGAGGATAAGGAAGAGGTGAgagaaaatgaattgaaatgggAGAGTATTATGCCGAAAATGGTGATCAGAGTTCTTCTTGTTGAAGCCGATGATTCTACTCGTCATATTTTAGGTGCCCTCCTTCGCAAGTATAATTATAAAG TTGCTGCTATTTCCGACGGATTGAAGGCTTGGGAAATCCTCAAGAACCGGCACAATAACATAGACCTCATATTGACTGAACTGGATTTGCCATCAATATCTGGGATTGCACTTCTTACATTAATCATGGAGCACGATGGTTGCAAAGACATCCCTGTTATAA CTATGTCATCACAGGATTCAGTGAGTATGGTGTTGAAGTGCTTATTAAAGGGTGCAGTCGACTTTCTTGTAAAGCCTATCAGGAAAAATGAACTGAAAAACCTGTGGCGTCATGTCTGGAAGCGGCTTGCT AACAATAATGCTGGACACAATCCTCAAAATTTAACTGCTGAACAACAAAATATTGAGGCCGCATATAAGAACAATTCAGCAACCAATCACTCTGGTGACAATGTGTCTTCTAGTCAGAAAAGTAGCGGGTTCAGTGAAAAGGCTACTGATGTCCAA GGTCTCTCACAGATGAAACACGGAGAAGAAACTGGAGTCAGCTGCAGAGAAGAGAAGCATCAAGCTAAGAATGTCAAGGTGGAGGAGGGATTGTCCCTAGATACCAATGCCATAGACG ACAAAACAGATAAATTAGGATCTGGTGTTAATGTTTCAGCTGCTCTAAGAGTTGAAGAAGATGGATCCTGCACTGATGTAGCTACTGATGATGGAGGCGATGGCTATCGAGCTAATATTATTGGCCATAATGTTCCTCAACCTTCAATCGAAGCTGTTGACTTGATTggcataataaataaacaagaaGGTACAGGAGGGCGAGTAAGTTTCAGTGGAGAGTTTAATGGTCACAACAATTCTACTCCTGCACTAGAGCTTTGTTTAAAAAGACCTATTAACTCACTGAACTCAGAGACCAAAGAGAGGGGAATACTGAATCATTCTAATGCCTCTGCCTTTTCATG GTATAGAAGTACCAAGAAGCCTCGGACCTCTGTCCCGTCAGCAGACAGTGAACTGCCAAAAATCAAAGGTGTTTCTGATTCTAAGCCATTCAGCAGCAATGGGGAAAACAAACCCAATGTTCTTGCTCCTCAATCTGCACAATGTAGTACAGTTTCCTCACACCATCAAATTGGGCCTGTTCCCTCACCAGGACTTACATTTGACAGTTGTGTTTGGGCCAGCTATGGTGCTGCGTTCCATCCGATATTTAGCCCATACACAAGCCCAACATCAAGCTGTTTGAATTCAGCATTGCAAAGAGAGGAGCCACCTTTTCTGACAAGCCCTTCCCCGCACTTTGATCCAGGGACTCATAGTTCTATTCAAGGTTGTGGCCAAGCTGGAGATGAGCTTAGAACTAAGGAATCCGTTGAACGATCTGGGTACATCAGCTCACAAGTTGTGGATCCAAGTGGCAGTAGTACTCAGTGTAATGATTCTGGAAGTCAACATAAGCTCAGTGCACATGGAAGTGCATCCGATATTACTGATGTTAATGCTACTGCTTCTGGCATGAAAGGTTCAAGCTTTGTTGAGGAGAGTGAAGTTAAGCCCTTTGCCAATGATCAGTTCAAGGCGAAAATGGGTCTCCACTCTGCCGAAAGAGAAGCCGCTCTTGCCAAGTTCCGGCAAAAACGGAGAGATCGATGCTTTGAAAAAAAG GTGCGTTATCAGAGCAGGAAAAAACTGGCAGAGCAGCGACCTAGGGTGAAAGGACAATTTGTTCGCCAAGTCCCGACTGATCAAGTGCTTGTTCGCCATGCCTCGAGTGATCAAGTGGTTGCTGATGGTAAACCATAG
- the LOC110785685 gene encoding NDR1/HIN1-like protein 1: protein MYQGEEPPHHHHLPKMEDDDDDGDDDDHHHYHDNDDEYDDHPQTPTKVVHQQPPATPQQPLQPPKPLFSPLPRPPSKKRSTPTATPSPRPQQPPPQVIVPPQQPPPQVIVQPQQPLQPPQPLFLPSSPPQKPRGPPQYRHNDDDDDDDNNDSRRQVICAVITTLLLLLGLTALILWLLYRPSKPQFTAISAAVFLLNTTSPPTFVITSFQITVLTRNPSKRTSFHYDRLTVAVHYRNHPITPPAPLPPLHQRKRSTVMMSPLVGGGAAVAVPPEVVEGLAADAAYGVVGLSWVLKGRVKYKAGLYKSGHNRVYVRCDVMVGFKNGDGSNLNSQVPLLGNPPCLVDV, encoded by the coding sequence ATGTATCAGGGGGAAGAGCCACCCCATCATCACCACCTCCCTAAAATGGAGGACGACGATGACGACGGTGATGATGATgaccaccaccactaccacgaCAACGACGACGAATATGATGATCATCCCCAAACACCTACTAAAGTAGTCCACCAACAACCACCTGCCACTCCACAACAACCTCTTCAACCCCCAAAGCCTTTATTCTCTCCACTTCCTCGCCCTCCTTCCAAAAAACGCTCCACCCCTACTGCAACCCCTTCGCCGCGCCCTCAACAACCACCACCTCAAGTTATAGTCCCACCGCAACAACCACCACCTCAAGTGATAGTCCAACCCCAACAACCTTTACAACCACCTCAACCTCTCTTCCTTCCAAGCTCCCCCCCTCAGAAACCCCGCGGCCCACCCCAGTACCGCCACAACGACGACGATGATGACGACGACAATAACGACAGTAGACGTCAAGTGATTTGTGCAGTGATCACAACCCTCCTACTCCTTCTAGGCCTCACCGCCTTAATCCTATGGCTCCTCTACCGCCCATCAAAACCCCAGTTCACTGCCATCTCCGCCGCCGTGTTCCTCCTCAACACCACCTCACCGCCGACCTTCGTCATCACTTCTTTCCAAATCACCGTCCTCACCCGTAACCCTAGCAAACGAACTTCCTTCCACTACGACCGCCTCACAGTAGCTGTTCACTACCGTAACCACCCCATCACACCGCCGGCTCCCCTCCCTCCACTTCACCAACGTAAGCGGAGCACCGTGATGATGTCTCCGCTTGTTGGTGGTGGTGCAGCGGTGGCTGTGCCACCAGAAGTGGTGGAGGGGTTGGCAGCGGACGCGGCGTACGGGGTGGTAGGGTTGAGTTGGGTGTTGAAGGGGAGAGTGAAGTACAAAGCAGGGTTGTACAAGAGTGGACATAATAGGGTTTATGTAAGATGTGATGTAATGGTAGGGTTTAAGAATGGTGATGGTAGTAATCTCAATTCTCAAGTGCCTTTGCTTGGTAATCCTCCTTGTTTAGTTGATGTTTGA